A portion of the Coturnix japonica isolate 7356 chromosome 4, Coturnix japonica 2.1, whole genome shotgun sequence genome contains these proteins:
- the SCD5 gene encoding LOW QUALITY PROTEIN: stearoyl-CoA desaturase 5 (The sequence of the model RefSeq protein was modified relative to this genomic sequence to represent the inferred CDS: inserted 1 base in 1 codon), protein MAVATAVGDPSLRLGPGSEAAGGPAGGRRRPLAVAMRGRRAAVPSPRLPSSPTAAVWERRGEERGGGGGGGGEAAERSGPPAPQAPPGRAASLSPXSPSPQSGAEMAAGGRQGIVWRNVLLMGLLHLGAVYALSLVPRAQLLTLLWAYFCFLMTALGVTAGAHRLWSHRSYKAKLPLRIFLAAANSMAFQNDIYEWSRDHRVHHKYSETDADPHNARRGFFFAHIGWLFVRKHKDVIEKGRKLDFTDLLDDPVVRFQRKYYKSSVVLMCFVIPTVVPWYLWGESLWNAYFLASILRYTISLNVTWLVNSAAHMYGNRPYDKYISPRQNTFVTLGAIGEGFHNYHHTFPFDYSASELGLKFNPTTWFIDFMFWLGLVTDRKQAPKEMIEARKERTGDGSA, encoded by the exons ATGGCCGTTGCCACGGCCGTCGGGGACCCGTCGCTCCGGTTGGGCCCCGGCAGCGAGGCGGCGGGCGGCCCCGCtggcgggcggcggcggccaTTGGCTGTCGCTATGCGGGGCCGGCGGGCTGCCGTCCCCTCCCCTCgtctcccctcctctcccaccGCCGCGGTGTGGGAGCGCCGcggagaagaaagaggaggaggaggaggtggaggaggagaggcagcggagcggagcgggccGCCCGCCCCCCAGGCGCCCCCCGGCCGGGCCGCCTCCCTTTCTC TGTCTCCCTCCCCTCAGAGCGGCGCTGAGATGGCGGCGGGCGGCAGGCAGGGCATCGTGTGGCGCAACGTGCTGCTGATGGGGCTGCTGCACCTGGGCGCCGTGTACGCGCTCAGCCTGGTGCCGCGGGCGCAGCTGCTCACCCTGCTGTGGG catatttctgtttcctgatgACAGCCTTGGGTGTGACGGCTGGTGCACATCGCTTGTGGAGCCACCGTTCATACAAAGCCAAGCTGCCTCTGCGAATCTTCCTGGCCGCAGCTAACTCCATGGCCTTCCAG AATGACATCTACGAGTGGAGCCGAGACCACCGTGTGCACCACAAGTACTCGGAGACAGATGCAGACCCACACAATGCCCGCCGGGGCTTCTTCTTCGCCCACATCGGCTGGCTGTTTGTGCGTAAGCACAAAGACGTCatagaaaagggaagaaagctgGATTTCACTGATCTGCTGGATGACCCCGTTGTCAGATTCCAAAGAAA gTACTACAAGAGTTCAGTCGTGCTGATGTGCTTTGTGATCCCCACCGTTGTGCCATGGTACCTCTGGGGCGAGAGCCTGTGGAATGCCTACTTCCTCGCCTCCATCCTCCGCTACACCATCTCCCTCAATGTCACCTGGCTGGTCAACAGCGCTGCTCACATGTATGGCAACCGCCCTTATGACAAATACATCAGCCCCAGGCAGAACACCTTTGTCACCCTGGGAGCCATCG GTGAGGGCTTCCACAATTACCACCACACTTTCCCCTTTGACTACTCAGCCAGCGAGCTGGGCCTGAAGTTCAACCCTACCACCTGGTTCATTGACTTCATGTTTTGGTTGGGGTTGGTCACTGACCGGAAACAGGCTCCAAAGGAGATGATTGAGGCACGCAAGGAAAGGACTGGGGATGGCAGTGCTTGA
- the TMEM150C gene encoding transmembrane protein 150C — MDGKKCSVWMFLPLVFTLFTSAGLWIVYFIAVEDNKIIALNVPERKPGSKRPPYISIAGDAPPASCVFSQVMNMAAFLALVVAVLRFIQLKPKVLNPWLNVSGLVALCLASFGMTLLGNFQLSNDEEIHNVGTLLTFGFGTLACWIQSALTLKINLKNEGRKAGIPRVALSASITLCVVLYFILMAQGIHMYAARIQWGLVMCFLCYFGTFAVEFRHYRFEIVCSEYQENFLSFSESLSEASEYQTDQV; from the exons ATGGACGGGAAGAAATGCAGCGTGTGGATGTTTTTGCCCCTTGTGTTTACCCTATTTACGTCAGCTGGATTATGGATAGT gTACTTTATAGCAGTGGAAGATAACAAAATTATTGCACTAAATGTACCAGAGAG GAAACCTGGTTCCAAAAGGCCACCTTACATAAG CATTGCAGGTGATGCTCCTCCTGCGAGCTGCGTGTTTAGCCAAGTCATGAACATGGCAGCGTTTCTAG caCTTGTCGTTGCTGTCCTGCGCTTCATTCAGCTGAAGCCAAAGGTGCTGAACCCTTGGCTGAACGTCAGCGGGCTGGTGGCGTTGTGCCTGGCCTCCTTTGGGATGACCTTACTCGGCAATTTCCAG CTTTCTAATGATGAGGAGATACACAATGTGGGCACATTGCTGACCTTTGGCTTTGGAACCTTGGCATGCTGGATCCAGTCTGCTCTCACCCTCAAGATCAACCTGAAGAATGAGGGACGGAAAGCTGGGATCCCACGAGTTGCCTTATCGGCCAGCATCACTCTCTGCGTGGTGCTCT ATTTCATCCTGATGGCGCAAGGCATCCATATGTATGCAGCCAGGATCCAGTGGGGCCTGGTGATGTGTTTCCTGTGCTACTTTGGCACGTTTGCTGTGGAGTTCAGACACTACAGATTTGAGATAGTTTGTTCTGAGTACCAGGAAAACTTTCTgagcttttctgaaagcttgTCGGAAGCCTCCGAGTACCAGACGGATCAGGTGTAG